The Desulfoscipio gibsoniae DSM 7213 genome contains a region encoding:
- a CDS encoding ATP-binding protein: protein MNKINTGFFDGLIGGSLRNQFLLIITLLLIIPILVILYDLFFASRSDEAMFIEREEKLGTIINSVIIPDIKKTITNTSSDTSINNLDTTHKTELLKAAFDEAAKPLVPSNPGVRFGLYIPETGQIFVQGFLHQYRDLSPEEQRDRERRILDEANSGLINVAAGGQPLARLASSLNDQTFEYLSPVYIDNQLVAVAWADQGVHPIFAQSRYFRTLTRYFTLLALLISPIGALIVVHNLSSGVTKIKNGLHIMERDLSHPIPDLPGEIGQIAQEINKMAESLAEKEKLEEELRRSERLAALGHLVTGVAHELRNPIGVVKTTVQLMEKDFAHISETKEYVKVINEQISRSNRVIEELLDFGRPSKQIVQSASINALLEKVLTFTSSMLRQQRIQLKLQLDESIPAAEVDAERIKQVFVNLILNATQAMPDGGTLTIRTYHDNKWAYTDFTDNGQGIDSSELDSIFDPFYTTKESGTGLGLSISHQIVRMHGGHINVRSHVKEGTTFTVQLPLPEILDLYN, encoded by the coding sequence ATGAATAAGATAAATACCGGTTTTTTTGACGGGTTGATTGGTGGAAGCTTGCGTAATCAATTTTTGCTGATTATCACGCTGCTGCTAATAATTCCAATACTGGTAATTCTATATGACTTGTTTTTTGCCAGCCGCAGCGATGAAGCCATGTTTATAGAGCGCGAGGAAAAACTGGGCACCATTATTAATTCAGTGATAATACCTGACATTAAGAAAACAATTACTAACACTAGTAGTGACACAAGTATCAACAACCTTGATACCACTCATAAAACTGAACTGCTTAAAGCAGCATTCGACGAAGCAGCCAAACCACTGGTACCCAGTAATCCGGGAGTGCGCTTCGGGCTATATATTCCCGAAACAGGCCAGATCTTTGTACAGGGTTTTTTGCACCAGTACCGCGATTTAAGTCCGGAGGAACAAAGAGATAGGGAAAGAAGGATTTTGGATGAGGCCAACAGCGGTTTAATTAACGTAGCCGCCGGGGGGCAACCGCTGGCACGTCTGGCCAGCAGCTTAAATGACCAAACATTTGAATACTTGTCCCCGGTTTATATTGACAACCAACTGGTTGCCGTTGCCTGGGCCGACCAAGGGGTACACCCCATCTTTGCCCAAAGTCGCTACTTTCGTACTCTAACTCGTTATTTCACCCTACTGGCACTGCTGATCAGTCCCATTGGAGCACTGATTGTCGTGCACAATTTATCCAGCGGGGTGACTAAAATAAAAAACGGACTCCACATTATGGAAAGGGATCTCAGTCACCCTATACCTGACTTACCCGGTGAGATCGGCCAAATAGCCCAGGAGATTAATAAAATGGCAGAATCTCTGGCCGAAAAGGAAAAATTGGAGGAGGAGTTGCGCCGCTCGGAACGATTGGCGGCACTGGGACACTTGGTTACCGGTGTGGCCCATGAGTTGCGCAATCCAATTGGTGTCGTAAAAACCACCGTGCAGTTAATGGAGAAGGATTTCGCCCACATCAGCGAAACCAAAGAATATGTAAAAGTAATTAATGAGCAAATCAGCCGCTCCAATAGAGTTATTGAGGAATTACTAGATTTCGGGCGTCCCAGTAAACAGATAGTCCAAAGCGCGTCCATCAATGCCCTGCTGGAAAAAGTATTAACCTTTACTTCTTCCATGCTACGCCAGCAGCGTATCCAACTAAAGTTACAGCTGGACGAAAGCATACCCGCCGCAGAGGTGGATGCGGAAAGAATCAAGCAGGTTTTCGTTAATTTAATACTGAACGCCACCCAAGCCATGCCCGATGGTGGAACATTGACCATTAGAACTTATCATGACAATAAATGGGCATATACTGATTTTACGGACAACGGCCAAGGTATCGATTCATCTGAACTGGATAGTATATTTGACCCGTTTTATACCACCAAGGAAAGCGGTACCGGTCTAGGGCTATCCATCAGCCACCAGATAGTGCGCATGCACGGCGGCCATATCAACGTGAGAAGTCATGTTAAAGAAGGAACCACCTTTACAGTACAATTACCCCTGCCGGAAATATTGGATCTTTATAATTAA
- a CDS encoding transcriptional regulator, which yields MLSTTSLADFLRKANERLPEEAERVLQALLEQGNMNKEDLSLSARVKRAVLDHIIMQLYALGLVEISTEGKSKICSATKLGNEFFSLVKAG from the coding sequence ATGCTATCTACTACAAGCCTTGCCGATTTTTTGCGCAAAGCCAATGAAAGGCTGCCCGAGGAAGCGGAAAGGGTGCTGCAGGCGTTGTTGGAACAAGGCAACATGAACAAAGAGGATCTTTCACTGTCTGCCCGGGTTAAAAGGGCAGTGTTGGATCATATTATCATGCAGCTGTATGCACTGGGTCTGGTGGAAATTTCTACAGAAGGAAAAAGCAAAATTTGCAGCGCCACCAAGTTGGGCAACGAATTTTTTAGCCTGGTCAAGGCCGGATAA
- a CDS encoding MBL fold metallo-hydrolase has translation MYLTEQITVLGNRHFRIYAVGKNPAVLLEGAVSAVVPAVAGQVQSSDIAPSINHLVIMHAHFDHVCGMPGLRQLFPGARVAASAKARDVLQRSKVVAHFFAEDAAMTRVLCNEGYLTETAGIAAPATIDVDDVIEDGMCWEPSPGVRLQFYHAPGHSPCSLVAYLPEGEVLFSSDCAGFPIDNNRLFPIFFESYEKYVSTINRLADLPVSILAGAHEQIIQGSKQVREFWNLARTEAEWAREKIILLLQKGLDEMSVVEELFEYYYTGNLRIYSEQNIRLCCSLLVRRVKETIE, from the coding sequence TTGTACTTAACTGAACAGATAACCGTGCTGGGCAACCGGCACTTTCGTATTTACGCTGTTGGTAAAAATCCAGCGGTGCTGTTGGAAGGTGCCGTTAGTGCCGTGGTACCTGCTGTTGCGGGCCAGGTGCAAAGTAGTGATATTGCACCGTCAATTAATCATTTGGTGATTATGCATGCTCATTTTGACCATGTTTGTGGCATGCCCGGGTTGCGACAGTTGTTCCCCGGCGCGCGTGTTGCCGCATCGGCCAAAGCTCGGGATGTTCTGCAGCGTTCCAAAGTGGTGGCGCACTTTTTTGCAGAAGACGCTGCCATGACCCGGGTGCTGTGCAATGAGGGTTATTTAACGGAAACAGCCGGCATTGCTGCTCCAGCAACCATTGATGTGGACGATGTTATTGAGGATGGGATGTGCTGGGAACCGTCCCCTGGGGTGCGTTTGCAATTCTACCATGCCCCGGGGCACAGCCCGTGCAGTTTAGTGGCCTATCTCCCCGAAGGGGAAGTGCTCTTCAGCTCGGATTGCGCAGGTTTTCCCATTGACAATAATCGCTTGTTTCCTATTTTCTTTGAAAGCTATGAAAAGTACGTCTCCACCATCAACCGCCTGGCGGATTTGCCGGTAAGCATACTGGCCGGCGCACATGAACAAATCATTCAAGGATCAAAACAGGTCCGGGAGTTCTGGAATTTAGCTCGTACTGAGGCGGAATGGGCTCGGGAAAAGATTATCCTATTGCTGCAAAAGGGATTGGATGAGATGTCGGTTGTTGAAGAACTGTTTGAATACTATTATACCGGTAACCTGCGCATTTACTCGGAGCAAAATATCCGGCTTTGTTGTAGTTTGTTGGTCAGGCGGGTTAAGGAAACTATCGAGTAA
- a CDS encoding AAA family ATPase has translation MRQRKEKTRKIAILGGPGTGKTTLCKQLDVEYSLAGYISDVCLEYARTYIARYGTPFTIFEQFLLYEGQKRRENELRHCDIIFCDNATILNYVYGLMNCDFKSDKETYALIKLFEWAMKDLPGYDVFYIPREFAFEKDGIRYQDDEYAVVVDQKIKNFLDIMNVPYVEITGDLPTRVEKMKQIIGFEKKKQPVAIMHDIDTQKVLDND, from the coding sequence ATGCGGCAGAGGAAAGAAAAAACAAGAAAAATAGCCATACTGGGGGGGCCTGGCACCGGCAAAACTACGCTTTGCAAACAGCTTGACGTAGAATACAGCCTGGCCGGGTATATTAGCGATGTATGTCTGGAGTATGCCCGTACCTATATTGCTCGCTATGGTACACCTTTCACAATTTTTGAGCAGTTTTTGCTATATGAGGGTCAAAAGCGCCGGGAAAATGAGTTGAGACATTGCGATATTATTTTCTGTGATAATGCTACTATTCTTAACTATGTTTACGGTTTAATGAATTGTGATTTCAAAAGCGATAAGGAAACATATGCATTAATAAAGCTTTTTGAATGGGCCATGAAGGACCTGCCGGGATATGATGTGTTTTACATTCCCAGGGAGTTTGCCTTTGAAAAAGACGGCATTCGTTACCAGGATGATGAATATGCAGTGGTAGTTGATCAAAAAATTAAAAACTTCCTCGATATTATGAACGTGCCTTATGTGGAAATAACCGGTGACTTGCCCACCAGGGTGGAGAAAATGAAGCAAATAATTGGTTTTGAGAAAAAGAAGCAGCCGGTTGCCATTATGCATGACATTGATACCCAAAAGGTGTTGGATAACGATTAA
- a CDS encoding sigma-54-dependent transcriptional regulator produces the protein MAPKILIVDDEEHMCWALDRAMRQEGYQTLVAYRGQQGLGLIREESPSLVILDLRMPDMDGMEVLKEAKAINPKLPVIMLTAHGTIETAIEAMKMGATDYITKPFDLDELKLVIKQNLLLSQLETEVTFLRSELTSKYDNIVGQSRIMQEIIALIERVAHSNASVLITGESGTGKEVAAVAVHNNSPRHNAPFVAVNCAALPEQLLESELFGHERGAFTGAMTRKLGRFELADKGTIFLDEIAEMPLNMQAKLLRVLQEKTFERVGGTETLSVDVRLIAATNRQLNEAITKGEFREDLFYRLNVIHIHLPPLRERKEDIPLLAKHFLNKYGITYQVENISVQAMELLCNYNWPGNIRELQNVIERAAIICHGTTINPEHLPRELYASPQPSSGLLLEIPEHGISLEEVEKELILKALKKSDGNQTKAAQLLGITRSALLYRSQKYGVTWN, from the coding sequence ATGGCACCTAAAATATTAATAGTTGATGATGAAGAGCATATGTGTTGGGCACTGGACCGGGCCATGCGCCAGGAAGGTTACCAGACCCTGGTGGCCTACCGGGGCCAACAGGGTCTAGGGCTGATTCGAGAAGAGTCTCCTTCACTGGTAATTTTGGACCTGCGCATGCCGGACATGGATGGCATGGAAGTTTTAAAGGAAGCCAAAGCTATCAACCCAAAGCTTCCTGTTATTATGCTTACTGCCCACGGCACCATTGAAACAGCCATTGAAGCTATGAAAATGGGTGCTACCGACTATATCACCAAACCTTTTGATTTAGACGAGTTGAAACTGGTGATCAAACAAAACTTGTTATTAAGCCAGCTGGAAACCGAGGTAACTTTCCTGCGCTCAGAGCTGACCAGCAAATACGATAACATTGTGGGCCAAAGCAGAATAATGCAGGAAATTATCGCCCTTATTGAAAGGGTCGCCCACAGTAATGCCAGTGTATTAATTACCGGCGAAAGCGGCACAGGTAAGGAAGTGGCCGCTGTAGCCGTTCACAATAACAGTCCGCGGCATAATGCCCCCTTTGTTGCAGTCAACTGTGCAGCCCTACCGGAACAATTATTGGAAAGTGAGTTATTCGGCCATGAGCGGGGTGCCTTTACCGGCGCAATGACACGCAAACTGGGGCGCTTTGAACTTGCGGACAAAGGAACCATCTTTTTAGATGAGATTGCCGAAATGCCTTTAAATATGCAGGCTAAACTGCTCAGAGTACTGCAGGAAAAAACGTTTGAGAGAGTTGGTGGCACTGAAACACTTTCTGTAGATGTTCGGCTTATTGCAGCCACCAATCGCCAGCTGAATGAAGCGATTACCAAAGGTGAATTCAGAGAAGATTTGTTTTACCGGTTAAATGTAATACATATCCACCTGCCGCCGCTCAGGGAGCGCAAAGAGGATATACCACTGCTTGCTAAGCATTTTTTAAATAAATATGGGATAACGTACCAAGTAGAAAACATATCTGTCCAGGCTATGGAGCTTTTATGCAACTACAACTGGCCAGGTAATATTAGGGAACTGCAAAATGTTATTGAGCGGGCTGCCATTATTTGCCACGGCACAACTATTAATCCTGAGCATTTGCCCAGAGAGCTTTATGCTTCTCCCCAACCAAGTTCAGGTTTGTTGCTGGAAATTCCGGAGCATGGCATATCGCTGGAGGAAGTGGAAAAGGAACTGATTTTAAAAGCTTTGAAAAAAAGTGATGGTAACCAAACCAAGGCTGCTCAATTATTAGGTATTACCCGTTCGGCATTGCTTTATCGATCACAAAAATACGGGGTTACCTGGAATTAA
- a CDS encoding GNAT family N-acetyltransferase: MKITPGAHFYKFKRKMVVAMAKELISDKGPVVIEGPVSQAYLDTLEINQALNNFRNAKRQKEALGLVANLPEGMVYIARSGQEIIGYILFHYPNQYSRWVRHPRILELGAIEVSREWQKRGLAKAILHEAFKNPVLEEYVIITTEFYWHWDLKNSGLGVWEYQSMLKHIFGSVNFKRRHTDDPEILEHSANMLMVRIGKNVSKNHIEMFDELTYQNSIII, encoded by the coding sequence ATGAAAATAACGCCGGGGGCGCATTTTTATAAATTTAAGCGAAAAATGGTGGTGGCTATGGCTAAGGAATTGATATCGGATAAAGGCCCGGTAGTAATTGAAGGGCCAGTTTCCCAGGCATATCTGGACACATTGGAAATTAACCAGGCTTTAAACAACTTCAGAAATGCTAAGCGGCAAAAAGAGGCGCTTGGGTTGGTAGCCAACCTTCCCGAAGGAATGGTTTACATCGCCCGATCTGGACAGGAAATAATTGGCTATATTCTATTTCACTACCCTAATCAGTATAGCCGGTGGGTCAGACATCCCCGCATCCTGGAATTAGGTGCCATTGAAGTCAGCCGGGAATGGCAGAAAAGGGGTCTGGCCAAGGCGATTTTGCATGAGGCCTTTAAAAACCCCGTACTGGAAGAGTATGTAATAATCACTACAGAATTCTATTGGCACTGGGATCTGAAAAACAGCGGTCTTGGAGTGTGGGAATACCAGAGTATGCTCAAGCACATTTTTGGATCAGTAAACTTTAAGCGGCGGCACACTGACGACCCTGAAATCCTAGAACACTCCGCCAATATGTTAATGGTACGCATAGGTAAGAATGTAAGCAAGAATCATATAGAAATGTTTGACGAGCTTACCTACCAGAACTCTATCATCATATAA
- a CDS encoding Crp/Fnr family transcriptional regulator — MAENIEILKKIPLFALLENEQLKEMEKFILERNYQKGRIIFMEGEPGEAVFFVKSGRVKVTKQTKDGREHILHFINPGEVFAEVVLFDDGTYPATAEVIEDCTVGFIRNADMEKIIGTNPDMALGLLKIMARRLRISQNQLIELALMDTTRRAASMLLFLAGEQGTKTDRGIVIDISLTNQDLASLIGTSRETANRIINDFKRQKAIDVKKGQVTILDKYKLRSWI; from the coding sequence ATGGCGGAGAATATAGAAATACTGAAAAAAATCCCATTATTTGCTTTACTGGAAAATGAACAGCTAAAAGAAATGGAAAAATTCATTTTAGAGCGGAACTACCAAAAAGGAAGAATTATTTTCATGGAGGGTGAGCCGGGCGAAGCGGTATTTTTTGTTAAGTCCGGCCGGGTCAAGGTAACCAAACAAACCAAAGACGGGCGAGAGCATATATTACATTTTATCAACCCCGGGGAAGTATTCGCGGAAGTGGTTTTATTTGACGATGGCACTTATCCGGCCACCGCTGAGGTAATCGAGGACTGCACCGTGGGCTTTATTAGAAACGCTGATATGGAAAAAATCATTGGCACTAACCCCGATATGGCTCTGGGATTGCTTAAAATCATGGCCCGGCGCTTGCGCATATCTCAAAACCAGCTGATTGAGCTGGCTTTAATGGATACTACCCGCCGGGCCGCCAGCATGCTGCTTTTCCTGGCCGGTGAACAGGGTACTAAAACTGACCGGGGTATAGTCATTGACATTTCGTTGACCAATCAAGATCTGGCCAGTTTAATTGGCACTTCCCGGGAAACCGCCAATCGCATAATTAATGATTTTAAAAGACAAAAGGCTATTGACGTTAAAAAAGGCCAGGTAACTATACTGGACAAGTATAAGTTACGTTCGTGGATCTGA
- a CDS encoding (Fe-S)-binding protein: MSEAVNYFDEVREVVLEMGGQDITLCKQCGLCSGSCPWGRMEKESPFSIRQMIYMGRLGLDGYESDDILFACTTCGQCVVRCPRGVNIINVVRAMRSVLCETGGIPKNLKAVLGSINSNSNPWSQDSEKRTSWTQGLDIPTFNGEQEYLLFVCCTSAFDGRSQKIARAIATTLQKAGVSFGIIGNEEKCCGEAVRKIGAEEEFTNLAEANIELFNGKGVKKIITTSPHCYWTFKNEYPEFGGEFEVIHYTELYAQLLKDGKIKPAKGLDKKVIYHEPCYLGRHSKVFEAPREIITSIPDVQFMEFDKIKDDSMCCSGGGARIWMETEAGMRFSDVKAQEAMDKEADYLVTACPYCIVMLEDSLKNIDKDEKMAVKDLSELIADSME; the protein is encoded by the coding sequence ATGTCAGAAGCAGTTAATTATTTTGATGAGGTTAGAGAAGTTGTCCTGGAAATGGGCGGCCAAGATATTACCTTATGTAAACAGTGCGGCTTGTGCAGCGGCTCCTGCCCCTGGGGCAGGATGGAAAAAGAGAGCCCATTCAGCATTCGCCAAATGATTTACATGGGTCGGCTGGGCCTGGACGGTTATGAAAGCGACGATATTCTTTTTGCCTGCACCACCTGCGGTCAATGCGTAGTGCGCTGCCCCCGCGGCGTAAACATTATTAATGTCGTTCGTGCCATGCGCTCCGTACTTTGTGAAACTGGTGGCATTCCCAAAAACCTGAAAGCCGTGCTGGGCAGTATTAACAGCAACAGCAACCCCTGGTCCCAAGACAGCGAAAAGCGTACCTCCTGGACCCAGGGACTGGATATTCCCACCTTTAACGGTGAGCAAGAATATCTGCTGTTTGTTTGCTGCACATCAGCTTTTGACGGCCGCAGCCAGAAGATTGCCAGGGCCATTGCTACCACCCTGCAGAAGGCGGGTGTCAGTTTCGGTATTATCGGCAATGAAGAGAAATGCTGCGGTGAAGCTGTACGTAAAATTGGTGCCGAAGAGGAATTCACCAACCTGGCAGAAGCTAATATTGAACTGTTTAACGGCAAAGGAGTCAAGAAAATCATCACTACCTCGCCCCACTGCTACTGGACATTTAAAAACGAATACCCCGAATTTGGCGGCGAGTTTGAAGTAATTCATTATACCGAATTATATGCCCAGCTGCTTAAAGATGGCAAAATCAAGCCTGCTAAAGGGCTGGATAAAAAAGTCATTTACCATGAGCCATGCTATCTGGGCAGGCACAGTAAAGTGTTCGAGGCACCACGGGAAATAATAACTTCCATTCCTGATGTACAGTTTATGGAATTTGATAAAATCAAAGACGACAGTATGTGTTGCAGTGGCGGTGGAGCCCGCATTTGGATGGAAACCGAAGCCGGTATGCGCTTCTCGGATGTCAAGGCCCAGGAAGCTATGGACAAAGAAGCCGATTACCTGGTCACTGCCTGCCCCTACTGCATTGTTATGCTGGAGGACAGCCTGAAAAATATTGACAAGGACGAAAAAATGGCGGTTAAGGATCTCAGTGAATTAATAGCTGACAGCATGGAATAA
- a CDS encoding sulfite exporter TauE/SafE family protein: MLEGILAKASMIMELANNSQVASAVTQASGTPGMPWWAWPLILLVTCFVMGIVAVMAGVGGGVLFVPIVGSFFPFHLDFVRGAGLIVALAGALAAGPGLLKANLANLRLALPVALIASTFSIVGAFIGLALPADLLQICLGITISLIAVLFIFSKNSEFPNVGQPDALSRSLNISGSYYEPSAGRPVKWMVWRTPQGFLLFVAIGLVAGMFGLGAGWANVPVLNLLMGAPLKIAVGSSKFLLSITDTSAAWVYLNQGAVLPIIAVPSVLGIMLGSLVGVKLLAGAKPKIVRNMVIIMLLFAGIRSFLKGLGY; the protein is encoded by the coding sequence ATGCTGGAAGGAATTTTAGCCAAGGCAAGCATGATCATGGAGCTGGCTAACAACTCCCAGGTGGCCTCGGCAGTGACCCAGGCCTCGGGAACGCCGGGGATGCCCTGGTGGGCGTGGCCTCTTATATTGCTGGTAACATGCTTTGTTATGGGCATAGTGGCTGTGATGGCGGGTGTGGGTGGCGGAGTGCTGTTTGTACCCATCGTAGGTAGTTTCTTTCCGTTCCACCTGGATTTTGTACGGGGCGCGGGACTGATTGTCGCCTTGGCAGGTGCCCTGGCGGCAGGCCCTGGTTTACTGAAAGCCAATCTGGCTAATTTGCGACTGGCCTTGCCGGTGGCGCTTATTGCATCCACCTTCAGTATTGTGGGAGCGTTTATCGGCCTGGCGCTACCGGCAGACTTATTACAAATTTGTTTGGGTATTACCATCAGCTTGATTGCGGTACTTTTTATATTCTCGAAAAACAGTGAATTTCCCAATGTAGGGCAGCCTGATGCATTATCTCGTTCTCTTAATATCAGTGGTTCCTATTATGAGCCCTCGGCCGGTCGTCCGGTTAAATGGATGGTCTGGCGCACTCCACAGGGATTCTTGCTTTTCGTGGCTATCGGTTTGGTTGCTGGAATGTTTGGTCTGGGCGCCGGCTGGGCCAATGTACCGGTATTGAACCTGCTTATGGGTGCACCGCTGAAAATCGCTGTGGGGTCAAGTAAGTTCCTATTATCCATTACTGATACGTCGGCAGCATGGGTTTATTTAAATCAGGGAGCGGTATTGCCTATCATAGCTGTACCGTCGGTACTGGGTATTATGCTGGGTTCACTGGTGGGTGTTAAGCTATTGGCCGGGGCTAAACCCAAAATAGTGCGCAACATGGTTATTATCATGCTGTTATTTGCC
- a CDS encoding NUDIX hydrolase, whose product MNENKIMQKLNNGKLDLMDKNNYLVSEVLLPLVYSTGGLEILFEVRSQHLNRQPGEICFPGGKVEENELSQPGSAAVREAAEELGLSTGDITTIGALDVLVTPMGTLIYPFVGRILSPGNIAPNRGEVAEVFTVPLSFFQFNPPQVSKVEVATRYSKDFPLHRVPETYRGDWTKRWSYPTYIYEYKNYFIWGMTANILHHFLSAIIE is encoded by the coding sequence ATGAACGAAAATAAAATTATGCAAAAACTAAACAATGGAAAATTAGATTTAATGGATAAAAATAATTACCTGGTATCGGAGGTGCTTCTACCGCTGGTATATAGTACCGGTGGTCTCGAGATCCTGTTTGAGGTGCGTTCCCAACACCTTAACAGGCAGCCCGGGGAAATATGTTTTCCCGGGGGCAAAGTAGAGGAAAACGAGCTTAGTCAACCGGGTTCCGCCGCCGTGAGGGAAGCTGCTGAGGAACTGGGATTGTCCACCGGTGATATAACGACCATAGGTGCGCTGGATGTGCTGGTTACCCCTATGGGAACATTGATATACCCCTTTGTGGGACGGATATTGTCCCCCGGGAATATTGCACCCAACCGTGGCGAGGTGGCTGAAGTTTTTACTGTGCCCTTATCCTTTTTTCAGTTCAACCCCCCGCAGGTGAGTAAAGTAGAGGTGGCCACCCGTTATAGTAAAGATTTTCCTCTGCACCGGGTGCCGGAAACATATAGGGGTGATTGGACTAAGCGCTGGTCCTACCCCACATATATATATGAATACAAAAATTATTTTATTTGGGGCATGACAGCCAATATTTTACATCATTTTTTAAGTGCTATTATCGAGTAA